GCAATGCGGGCATCGGCGCGTGGCGTCCGACTTATCGAGACGGGCGGGGCGTGCTAACCTGCGGCCCCCTGCACGCCGTCGACGCCTCATGTCCATCGTAGACAGCCAGACCATCGCCGACCACCACCTCGCCTGGGTGCGCCAGGAATGCGCGAGCCTGCCTTTCACGCCGTGTCTCGCCACGTTGCTCTACACGCCGGCGGCAGATGCCGCTTCGGTGCAATACCGCAATCTCGTGTTGAAGGATGCCGCTGCGGTGGGCTGCGCGACGCGCTCGCTCGACGCAGCGGACGCGGACGCACTCCACCGCTGCATCGGGGAGGTCAACGCCGATCCCGCGGTGCATGGCCTGGTCGTGCTCTATCCGTTGAAGAGCAGCATGCGCGACGAGGACATCATGGATCTCGTCGTGCCGCACAAGGACATCGAGGGGCTGCATTCGATCAACCTGGGCTACCTCATCAAGTACAAGGTGTTCCTCGACGAGGCGCGAACCCGCAAATGCGTGGTGCCGGCGACGGCGAAGGCGGTGGTGAAGGCGCTGCAGTGGTATCCGCAGGTCACGATCCGCGGCGCCTTCGTGGCGCTCGTCAACAACTCCATGCGCGTCGGCAAGCCGCTCGGCCTCATGCTGGAAAACCTCGGCGCGACCGTCGTGAAGTGCTATCACCTGACGCGCCCGCAGGATCTCGAGGACTGCGTGCGGCGTGCCGACATTGTCGTCACCGCCGTTCCCGATCCGGCGTTTGCGCTCGATCCGGCGTGGGTGCGGCCGGGGGCGGCGGTCTTCGACGTTTCGTATCAGGGCAACGTCGACGTGCGCGGGCTCGCCGGGCGCGCCGCGCTCTACACCGTCCCGGACAACCGCCTCGGCCGCATCACGCGGGCGATGATGCTGGTGAACCTGGTCTACTGCGCAAAGTCCTGCAGGCCGGCGTCCTAGCGCGTCGACAAGGTCACGGCGGCGTGCCGAACAGCATGCCCACCCCGGCGGTGACGGCCATCGCCAGGGCGCCCCAGAAGGTCACGCGGAT
Above is a genomic segment from Betaproteobacteria bacterium containing:
- a CDS encoding bifunctional 5,10-methylenetetrahydrofolate dehydrogenase/5,10-methenyltetrahydrofolate cyclohydrolase — protein: MSIVDSQTIADHHLAWVRQECASLPFTPCLATLLYTPAADAASVQYRNLVLKDAAAVGCATRSLDAADADALHRCIGEVNADPAVHGLVVLYPLKSSMRDEDIMDLVVPHKDIEGLHSINLGYLIKYKVFLDEARTRKCVVPATAKAVVKALQWYPQVTIRGAFVALVNNSMRVGKPLGLMLENLGATVVKCYHLTRPQDLEDCVRRADIVVTAVPDPAFALDPAWVRPGAAVFDVSYQGNVDVRGLAGRAALYTVPDNRLGRITRAMMLVNLVYCAKSCRPAS